The following proteins are co-located in the Polymorphospora rubra genome:
- a CDS encoding TetR/AcrR family transcriptional regulator yields the protein MPDMDVSGVPIERSRRDPEGRRRAIVAAAAELIVQDGLTDLTHRRVAARAGVSLSATTYYFSSLEELSEEALRLLADEIDAGLATVAETLAAHGGDPAVLAEILHDYLMQPIRVQADTALYLAATQRPALRPLALRWFDGLVEVLSAHVDPATATALAVYGDGVTVHAMLHDEILDLDAITRAVTALMGHGAEGDRR from the coding sequence ATGCCTGACATGGATGTGAGCGGCGTACCGATCGAGCGGTCGCGGCGCGATCCGGAGGGGCGCCGGCGGGCGATCGTGGCAGCAGCGGCCGAACTGATCGTGCAGGACGGGCTGACCGACCTGACCCACCGCCGGGTGGCCGCGCGGGCGGGGGTGTCGCTGAGTGCGACGACGTACTACTTCTCGTCCCTGGAGGAGTTGAGCGAGGAGGCGCTGCGCCTGCTCGCCGACGAGATCGACGCCGGGTTGGCGACGGTCGCCGAGACCCTGGCCGCCCACGGCGGCGACCCGGCCGTGCTGGCCGAGATCCTGCACGACTACCTGATGCAGCCGATCCGGGTGCAGGCCGACACCGCCCTCTACCTGGCCGCGACCCAGCGACCGGCGCTGCGCCCACTGGCGCTGCGCTGGTTCGACGGCCTGGTCGAGGTGCTGTCCGCCCACGTCGATCCGGCCACCGCGACGGCGCTGGCGGTCTACGGCGACGGCGTGACCGTGCACGCGATGCTGCACGACGAGATCCTCGACCTCGACGCGATCACCCGGGCGGTCACGGCGCTGATGGGCCACGGCGCCGAAGGGGACCGGCGATGA
- a CDS encoding PEP/pyruvate-binding domain-containing protein produces MNLAVIDLAEVDAGMAHLVGGKAAGLARMIRAGERVPEGFCVTTTALSDETVPVEEIRRAYERMGGGPVAVRSSATAEDLPDASFAGQHATVLSVTGLTDLLDAIEVCRDSLDSERVVSYRAASGVGAAAMAVVVQRMVDAAVAGVLFTANPVTGSRAEMVVDAAPGPGAALVDGAVTADHYVLRDGDPAADQNIPHDGDPAADQNIPHDGDPAAERGGCLSPQRLTDLYAAGRRLRDLAGVPQDVEWAVDHDGVLWLLQSRPVTTLFPVPPDTGRPGPRVYLELGGQFQGVLRPFTPMGVAALRAVAASAGSAFGGSAFGGPTPGGSPLGGGSGPNREPGPDHGSNPDREPGPDRESGSVVEIAGRLYFDLTDTVRRPGADRWLPKFVEADFGPRVRAVVDQVLADPRFAPDPGAARRGGGAGPLLRVAPRAVAGVVRALARPEAARDRAFRAVDEFRLASAAPAGLDTAAQRLRFVGDFGLPTRRLERMIWPLMAGILSGAAPAGLLKGIATEAEVRTVLGGMPHNITIEMDLALWAIAERAAEHRDLLLGTPATELAARYRAGTLPDIGLAGFLDRFGHRAAVEIDIGVPRWAEDPAPVLAAIANYLRTTDPDQAPDRRFARAARTATETLADLTRRVRRRRPVRGRIAIFLLRRARQLGGLREIGKFAGLYPLAEMRRQLLLVGAELAGQGLLKEAGDIMFLDLAEAGAAVHRQVDHRELVAARKVAYDRELRRTHVPVALLSDGTDVEALRTPKPVDDGTLAGMAAAPGTVTGPARVVRDPADAHVEPGEILVAPTTDPGWTPLFLTAGGLVTEIGAPLAHGPTVAREYGIPAVVCVRDATRLIRTGQIITVDGAAGTVVVNG; encoded by the coding sequence ATGAACCTGGCGGTGATCGACCTGGCCGAGGTCGACGCGGGAATGGCCCACCTGGTCGGTGGCAAGGCGGCCGGCCTGGCCCGGATGATCCGGGCCGGTGAACGGGTGCCGGAGGGATTCTGCGTCACCACCACGGCGCTGTCCGACGAAACGGTCCCGGTCGAGGAGATCCGGCGGGCGTACGAGCGGATGGGTGGCGGCCCGGTCGCCGTACGGTCCAGCGCCACCGCCGAGGACCTGCCCGACGCCAGCTTCGCCGGACAGCACGCGACGGTCCTTTCCGTGACCGGCCTGACCGATCTGCTGGACGCGATCGAGGTGTGCCGGGACTCGCTGGACTCCGAACGGGTCGTGTCCTACCGCGCGGCCAGCGGCGTCGGTGCCGCCGCGATGGCGGTCGTGGTGCAACGGATGGTCGACGCCGCCGTGGCCGGGGTGCTGTTCACCGCCAACCCGGTCACCGGAAGCCGCGCCGAGATGGTCGTCGACGCCGCGCCGGGCCCGGGTGCCGCCCTGGTCGACGGCGCCGTCACCGCCGACCACTACGTCCTGCGCGACGGCGACCCGGCCGCCGACCAAAACATCCCGCACGACGGCGACCCGGCCGCCGACCAAAACATCCCGCACGACGGCGACCCGGCCGCCGAGCGCGGTGGCTGCCTCTCCCCGCAACGGCTGACCGACTTGTACGCGGCCGGGCGCCGGCTCCGGGACCTGGCCGGGGTGCCGCAGGACGTCGAGTGGGCCGTCGACCACGACGGCGTGCTCTGGCTGCTGCAGTCGCGGCCGGTCACCACCCTCTTCCCGGTACCGCCGGACACCGGCCGGCCCGGACCACGGGTCTATCTGGAACTCGGCGGCCAGTTCCAGGGGGTGCTGCGGCCGTTCACCCCGATGGGGGTGGCCGCGCTGCGGGCCGTCGCGGCCTCCGCCGGCTCGGCCTTCGGTGGCTCGGCCTTCGGTGGCCCGACCCCCGGTGGCTCGCCCCTCGGTGGCGGATCCGGTCCGAACCGCGAGCCCGGCCCGGACCACGGATCCAACCCGGACCGCGAGCCCGGCCCGGACCGCGAGTCCGGCTCGGTCGTCGAGATCGCCGGACGCCTCTACTTCGACCTGACCGACACCGTCCGCCGCCCCGGCGCCGACCGGTGGCTGCCGAAGTTCGTGGAGGCCGACTTCGGGCCCCGGGTGCGGGCCGTGGTCGACCAGGTGCTGGCCGACCCACGGTTCGCTCCCGATCCCGGCGCGGCCCGCCGCGGCGGCGGCGCCGGACCGCTGCTGCGCGTCGCGCCGCGTGCCGTCGCCGGCGTCGTACGGGCGTTGGCCCGCCCCGAGGCCGCCCGGGACCGGGCGTTCCGCGCGGTCGACGAGTTCCGGTTGGCGTCCGCCGCCCCGGCCGGCCTCGACACCGCCGCGCAGCGGCTGCGCTTCGTCGGGGACTTCGGACTGCCGACCCGCCGCCTGGAACGGATGATCTGGCCGCTGATGGCCGGCATCCTTTCCGGCGCGGCACCGGCCGGACTGCTCAAGGGCATCGCGACCGAGGCCGAGGTCCGCACCGTGCTCGGCGGCATGCCGCACAACATCACCATCGAGATGGACCTCGCGCTGTGGGCCATCGCCGAACGGGCCGCCGAACACCGCGACCTGCTGCTCGGCACGCCGGCAACCGAACTGGCCGCGCGGTACCGGGCCGGGACGCTGCCCGACATCGGACTGGCCGGGTTCCTGGACCGGTTCGGGCACCGCGCCGCCGTCGAGATCGACATCGGGGTGCCGCGCTGGGCCGAGGATCCGGCACCGGTGCTCGCCGCCATCGCGAACTACCTGCGGACCACCGATCCGGACCAGGCCCCGGACCGCAGGTTCGCGCGGGCGGCGCGGACCGCCACGGAGACGCTCGCCGACCTGACCCGTCGGGTACGCCGTCGGCGCCCGGTACGCGGCCGGATCGCGATCTTCCTGCTGCGCCGGGCCCGGCAGCTGGGCGGCCTGCGCGAGATCGGCAAGTTCGCCGGCCTGTACCCGCTGGCCGAGATGCGCCGGCAACTGCTCCTCGTCGGCGCCGAACTGGCCGGGCAGGGCCTGCTCAAGGAGGCCGGGGACATCATGTTCCTCGACCTCGCCGAGGCCGGTGCCGCCGTACACCGGCAGGTCGACCACCGGGAGCTGGTCGCCGCCCGCAAGGTCGCGTACGACCGGGAGCTACGCCGTACCCACGTCCCGGTCGCGCTGCTCTCCGACGGCACCGACGTCGAGGCGCTGCGTACGCCGAAACCCGTCGACGACGGCACGCTGGCCGGGATGGCGGCGGCGCCGGGCACGGTCACCGGACCGGCCCGGGTGGTCCGCGACCCGGCGGACGCCCACGTCGAACCCGGCGAGATCCTGGTCGCCCCGACCACCGACCCCGGCTGGACCCCGCTGTTCCTGACCGCCGGTGGGCTGGTGACCGAGATCGGCGCCCCGCTGGCGCACGGTCCGACGGTGGCCCGGGAGTACGGCATCCCGGCCGTGGTCTGCGTCCGGGACGCCACCCGGCTGATCCGCACCGGTCAGATCATCACCGTCGACGGCGCGGCCGGCACGGTCGTGGTGAACGGCTGA
- a CDS encoding MFS transporter, giving the protein MSAPQDVRPGLSAARRWACLAVLSASLLVVVMDMTVLNVALPDLAADLTPTSDQQLWIVDTYSLILAGLLVPMSALADRWGRRLLLLGGFAVFGAASLLVLAADTPNAVIAVRALLGVGGAMIMPTTLSMIRTVFTDPGERATALGVWAAVSSLGAAVGPIVGGLLLEHFSWQAAFLVNVPLMVAALIAGRLLLPEARDPSPPRWDVVATVLAIVGMVSLVWAIKQFAKYFAADGLAQPAPWAALTLAVLLLGWFVLRCLRRPDPLLDVRLFSRAPFTAGTIAALVSMFAMAALLLLVAQWLQLVEGQSPLQAGVHLLPMAAGAVVAAPLAPALAGRVGARTVLAGGLAVAGVGFLVLYAAATPLSYPAVLVALALLGAGSGSLAIASAIIMSGTPQSKAGNAAAIEETAYDLGNVLGVAILGSVAAAIYRNQLAGLTGQGVDGSLVAAAQESLGAALYVATQAGVPELAARARDAFTDSLTQIGLVGGLAMLAAAVAVFVLVPRSLDLTKQQH; this is encoded by the coding sequence ATGAGCGCGCCCCAGGACGTCCGGCCCGGGCTGTCGGCCGCCCGCCGGTGGGCCTGTCTCGCCGTACTGTCGGCCAGCCTGCTGGTCGTCGTCATGGACATGACCGTCCTCAACGTGGCGCTGCCCGACCTCGCGGCCGACCTGACGCCGACGTCCGACCAGCAGTTGTGGATCGTGGACACGTACTCGCTGATCCTGGCCGGTCTGCTCGTGCCGATGAGCGCGCTGGCCGACCGGTGGGGCCGCCGGCTGCTCCTGCTGGGCGGGTTCGCGGTCTTCGGCGCCGCGTCGCTGCTGGTCCTGGCCGCCGACACCCCGAACGCGGTGATCGCGGTACGCGCGCTGCTCGGCGTCGGCGGAGCGATGATCATGCCGACCACGCTGTCGATGATCCGTACGGTGTTCACCGACCCCGGCGAGCGGGCGACCGCGCTCGGGGTGTGGGCGGCCGTCTCGTCGCTCGGCGCGGCGGTCGGACCGATCGTCGGCGGGCTGCTGCTGGAGCACTTCTCGTGGCAGGCGGCGTTCCTGGTCAACGTGCCGCTGATGGTCGCCGCACTGATCGCCGGACGGCTGCTGCTGCCGGAGGCCCGCGACCCGTCGCCACCCCGCTGGGACGTGGTGGCGACCGTGCTGGCGATCGTGGGCATGGTGTCCCTGGTCTGGGCGATCAAGCAGTTCGCCAAGTACTTCGCCGCCGACGGCCTGGCCCAACCGGCCCCCTGGGCGGCGCTGACCCTGGCGGTGCTGCTGCTCGGCTGGTTCGTGCTGCGCTGCCTGCGCCGGCCGGACCCGCTGCTCGACGTACGGCTGTTCAGCCGCGCCCCGTTCACCGCCGGCACGATCGCGGCCCTGGTGTCGATGTTCGCGATGGCCGCGTTGCTGCTGCTCGTCGCGCAGTGGCTGCAACTGGTCGAGGGCCAGTCGCCGCTGCAGGCCGGGGTGCACCTGCTGCCGATGGCCGCCGGGGCGGTCGTCGCCGCGCCACTGGCGCCCGCCCTGGCCGGACGCGTCGGGGCCCGTACCGTCCTCGCCGGCGGCCTGGCCGTGGCCGGCGTCGGCTTCCTGGTGCTCTACGCCGCCGCCACGCCGCTCAGCTACCCGGCGGTACTCGTCGCCCTCGCACTGCTGGGCGCCGGCTCGGGTTCCCTGGCGATCGCGTCGGCGATCATCATGTCCGGCACGCCGCAGAGCAAGGCCGGCAACGCCGCCGCGATCGAGGAGACCGCGTACGACCTCGGCAACGTGCTCGGCGTGGCCATCCTGGGCAGCGTCGCCGCCGCGATCTACCGCAACCAGCTCGCCGGGCTGACCGGGCAGGGCGTGGACGGCTCGCTCGTCGCCGCCGCGCAGGAGTCCCTCGGCGCCGCCCTGTACGTCGCCACGCAGGCCGGCGTACCGGAACTGGCCGCCCGCGCCCGGGACGCCTTCACCGACTCGCTGACCCAGATCGGACTGGTCGGCGGACTGGCCATGCTCGCCGCCGCGGTCGCCGTCTTCGTCCTCGTGCCCAGGAGCCTAGACCTGACCAAACAGCAGCACTGA
- a CDS encoding SDR family NAD(P)-dependent oxidoreductase gives MVIAYNAQTVLLTGASSGIGRSFAIALAARGADLVLVARRADRLESLATELRDRHGVTVHTFPFDLSAPSAGADLRDAAAQRGIRVTSLINNAGFGSFGPFTDADPEHLAREVAVDVSAPVQLTAAFLPQILAAGGGFVINVASMAAYAPSPRMAVYGAAKAFVLSFTEALWAELRGTGVTVFALSPGATSTEFNQVIGTDDATAGARMRTPEAVVATALDHLDRRDPSPSVIDGRGNRLSANAVRLLTRRATVSLMRRITDPSRRDRERARAAK, from the coding sequence ATGGTCATCGCCTACAACGCCCAGACGGTGCTGCTCACCGGCGCGAGTTCCGGCATCGGTCGCAGCTTCGCGATCGCCCTCGCCGCGCGCGGGGCGGATCTCGTCCTCGTCGCCCGGCGCGCCGACCGGCTCGAAAGCCTTGCGACCGAACTGCGCGACCGCCACGGCGTCACCGTGCACACGTTCCCGTTCGACCTGTCAGCCCCGTCGGCCGGCGCCGACCTTCGCGACGCGGCAGCACAGCGCGGCATCCGCGTCACCAGCCTCATCAACAACGCCGGCTTCGGCTCCTTCGGCCCGTTCACCGACGCCGACCCGGAGCACCTCGCCAGGGAAGTCGCCGTCGACGTCTCGGCACCGGTCCAGCTCACGGCGGCGTTCCTACCGCAGATCCTCGCGGCGGGCGGCGGTTTCGTCATCAACGTCGCCAGCATGGCCGCCTACGCACCGTCGCCACGGATGGCCGTCTACGGCGCCGCGAAGGCGTTCGTACTCAGCTTCACCGAGGCGCTCTGGGCGGAGCTCCGCGGCACTGGGGTTACCGTGTTCGCCCTCTCACCCGGCGCGACGAGTACCGAGTTCAACCAGGTCATCGGCACCGACGACGCGACCGCCGGGGCACGGATGCGCACGCCCGAGGCCGTCGTGGCAACCGCACTGGACCACCTCGACCGGCGCGACCCGTCCCCCAGCGTCATCGACGGCCGCGGCAACCGGCTCAGTGCGAACGCCGTCCGCCTACTCACCCGCCGCGCGACCGTCAGCCTGATGCGACGCATCACCGATCCGAGCCGCCGCGACCGCGAACGCGCCCGAGCCGCGAAGTAG
- a CDS encoding DMT family transporter: MKAKSSATVAGTVTADRVVGLLLGALGVLAFSLSLPTTRVAVQQLDPWFVAFGRAVGAALLAWAYLRFTGAPRPTGAQWRRLAVVAAGVVVGFPLFTSLALTTQTAAHGAVVVTVLPATTAVFAVLRAGERPPALFWVASAGGLAAVLAFLVVSGAVHGALSAADLFLLAAVVLCGLGYAEGGALARELGGARTICWALLLSLPATLPVTLVAASAHPPRADAAAWSAFGYLTAISMFLGFFAWYAGLARGGIARVGQVQLAQPVLTLLWSALLLGETVTPASIGAAVVVLGCVVLIQRTRGARTDRPAAAGTAHAQSRASRRARSRSA, translated from the coding sequence ATGAAGGCTAAGAGTAGCGCTACTGTCGCCGGTACGGTAACGGCGGATCGGGTCGTCGGCCTCCTCCTCGGCGCGCTGGGAGTGCTCGCGTTCAGCCTGTCGTTGCCCACCACCCGCGTCGCCGTGCAGCAGCTCGATCCGTGGTTCGTGGCCTTCGGCCGGGCCGTCGGCGCGGCGCTGCTGGCCTGGGCGTACCTGCGGTTCACCGGGGCGCCGCGACCCACCGGTGCCCAGTGGCGACGGCTTGCGGTCGTCGCCGCCGGAGTCGTCGTCGGCTTCCCGCTGTTCACCTCGCTGGCGCTGACCACCCAGACCGCCGCCCACGGCGCGGTGGTCGTCACCGTGCTGCCGGCCACGACCGCCGTGTTCGCGGTGCTGCGGGCCGGCGAGCGTCCACCTGCGCTGTTCTGGGTCGCGAGCGCCGGGGGGCTGGCGGCGGTGCTCGCCTTCCTGGTCGTCAGCGGGGCGGTGCACGGCGCCTTGTCGGCCGCCGACCTGTTCCTGCTCGCCGCCGTCGTCCTGTGTGGACTCGGTTACGCCGAGGGTGGCGCGCTCGCCCGGGAACTCGGCGGTGCCCGGACGATCTGCTGGGCGCTGCTGCTCTCGCTGCCGGCCACCCTGCCCGTCACGCTCGTCGCCGCCTCGGCCCACCCGCCGCGTGCCGACGCCGCCGCCTGGTCGGCGTTCGGCTACCTCACCGCGATCTCGATGTTCCTGGGCTTCTTCGCCTGGTACGCGGGGCTGGCCCGGGGCGGCATCGCCCGGGTCGGCCAGGTCCAGCTCGCCCAGCCGGTGCTCACCCTGCTGTGGTCCGCGCTGCTGCTCGGCGAGACCGTCACGCCCGCCTCGATCGGGGCGGCGGTGGTCGTGCTGGGCTGCGTCGTCCTGATCCAGCGCACCCGCGGCGCGCGCACCGACCGGCCCGCCGCCGCCGGCACCGCCCACGCTCAGTCGCGGGCCAGCAGGCGGGCGAGGTCCCGTTCGGCGTAG
- a CDS encoding TetR/AcrR family transcriptional regulator — protein sequence MAKITAWERQRAALRAEISAAACALFVQHGFEATTVDQIVETVGISRRSFFRYFGSKEDVLLGDLAARGDAVARALSERPDAEDPWDALRGAMIAAQPETFNDPVADLAIARMMHESPSLRARLFEKRQHWREALVPLTARRIDGPDAEFTASAIVSAVLSCVDTASDAWIAANGEADMLDLYDRAVATIRVPRRNAAGSRSNPTQPG from the coding sequence ATGGCGAAAATAACCGCATGGGAGCGCCAGCGCGCGGCGCTCCGCGCGGAGATCTCCGCCGCGGCATGCGCGCTCTTCGTCCAGCACGGCTTCGAAGCGACAACCGTCGACCAGATCGTCGAGACGGTCGGGATATCGCGGCGGTCGTTCTTCCGCTACTTCGGCAGCAAGGAGGATGTGCTGCTGGGCGATCTGGCGGCGCGTGGCGATGCCGTCGCGCGCGCACTCTCCGAGCGCCCCGATGCCGAGGACCCCTGGGACGCGCTACGCGGCGCGATGATCGCCGCGCAACCCGAAACCTTCAACGATCCCGTGGCCGACCTCGCCATCGCCCGCATGATGCACGAGAGCCCCTCGCTGCGCGCCCGCCTCTTCGAGAAGCGCCAGCACTGGCGCGAGGCACTCGTGCCGCTGACCGCCCGGCGTATCGACGGCCCCGACGCCGAGTTCACCGCGTCAGCGATCGTCTCGGCGGTACTGTCCTGCGTCGACACCGCGTCCGACGCCTGGATCGCCGCCAACGGCGAAGCCGACATGCTCGACCTCTACGACAGAGCCGTCGCCACGATCAGAGTTCCCCGCCGCAACGCCGCCGGTAGTCGTTCGAACCCCACGCAGCCCGGCTGA
- a CDS encoding MerR family transcriptional regulator has protein sequence MRIGELAALVGVSTRTVRHYHHQGLLPEPARRLNGYREYTLRDAVTLARIRRLTELGLSLDEIRDVLADDADRELRDVLRELDADLARQQAEIAARRDRLAALLARTDLGPDSTMTPALAEVLRDLPAGESPFAAFDREVIGVIDAAVDPADRHGFAALFRPLTEPDAARRGNALNTRMDELADAAPDDPRIAALAADLAAHLPDEMVTALVDSLDDTGSSQWLELTSRELPPAQHAVLRTMAELLKEQK, from the coding sequence ATGCGGATCGGCGAACTGGCCGCGCTGGTCGGGGTGTCCACCCGGACCGTGCGGCACTACCACCACCAGGGCCTCCTGCCCGAACCCGCCCGGCGGCTCAACGGATACCGCGAGTACACGCTGCGGGACGCGGTGACGCTCGCCCGGATCCGCCGGCTGACCGAGCTGGGGCTGTCGCTGGACGAGATCCGCGACGTGCTCGCCGACGACGCGGACCGGGAACTGCGCGACGTACTGCGGGAACTGGACGCCGACCTGGCCCGCCAGCAGGCGGAGATCGCGGCCCGCCGGGACCGGCTGGCCGCGCTGCTGGCCCGCACCGACCTCGGGCCGGACTCGACGATGACGCCCGCCCTGGCCGAGGTCCTGCGCGACCTGCCGGCCGGCGAATCGCCCTTCGCGGCGTTCGACCGGGAGGTCATCGGCGTGATCGACGCCGCGGTCGACCCGGCCGACCGGCACGGGTTCGCCGCGCTGTTCCGGCCGCTGACCGAGCCGGACGCGGCGCGGCGGGGAAACGCCCTCAACACGCGGATGGACGAACTCGCCGACGCCGCCCCGGACGACCCACGGATCGCCGCGCTCGCCGCCGACCTCGCCGCACACCTGCCCGACGAGATGGTGACGGCCCTGGTGGACAGCCTGGACGACACCGGGTCCAGCCAGTGGCTGGAGCTGACGTCACGTGAGCTGCCGCCGGCACAGCACGCGGTGCTCCGCACGATGGCCGAGTTGCTGAAGGAGCAGAAATGA
- a CDS encoding PLP-dependent aminotransferase family protein: protein MNDGNAANRVIQDLRTLVAGSAPGTRLPPVRELTARHQASPVTVAEAIRQLVAQGLIETRPGKGTFVAARPDERHAPDLSWQTVALGARGAGADEMQALLALPGPGTIPLTGGYLDPELQPAAALGAALARAARQPAAWQRGPAEGREDLRAWFAREAGAALRADDIVICPGGQAALSSALRALTAPGDTVLVESPTYLGALAAARAAGLRVVPVPADTDGVLPDQLAAAFGRTGARLFYCQPLHANPTGATLAAHRRARVADAVRDAGAFLIEDDYARDLTIDGEALPPLAADDPDGHVIYLRSLTKSAAPGLRIAAIGARGPAGARLRSARLLDDFFVAGPLQQATLEFFTAPAWSRHRRALRTALRARREALLTALRRHLPELTPPAVPRGGLHLWTRLPDGTDDVALAAAAAAEGVTVFPGRPWYAAEPPAPHLRLTYAAAPPDLMDEAVRRLGRAVARTSPGR from the coding sequence ATGAATGACGGTAACGCAGCCAACCGCGTTATCCAAGATCTGCGCACGCTCGTGGCCGGCTCCGCCCCCGGGACACGGCTGCCCCCGGTGCGCGAACTGACCGCCCGGCACCAGGCCTCGCCGGTGACCGTCGCCGAGGCGATCCGGCAACTGGTGGCCCAGGGGCTGATCGAGACCCGACCGGGCAAGGGCACCTTCGTCGCCGCCCGGCCCGACGAACGGCACGCACCCGACCTGTCGTGGCAGACGGTGGCGCTCGGTGCCCGCGGCGCGGGCGCCGACGAGATGCAGGCGTTACTGGCGCTCCCCGGTCCGGGAACGATCCCGCTCACCGGCGGCTACCTCGACCCGGAACTCCAGCCGGCCGCGGCACTCGGCGCCGCGCTCGCCCGCGCCGCCCGCCAGCCCGCCGCCTGGCAGCGCGGGCCGGCCGAGGGACGCGAGGACCTGCGCGCCTGGTTCGCCCGCGAGGCCGGGGCCGCGCTGCGCGCCGACGACATCGTCATCTGCCCGGGTGGGCAGGCGGCGCTGTCGTCCGCACTACGCGCGCTCACCGCCCCCGGCGACACCGTGCTCGTCGAGTCACCGACCTACCTCGGGGCGCTGGCCGCGGCCCGGGCGGCCGGGCTGCGGGTGGTACCGGTGCCCGCCGACACCGACGGCGTACTCCCCGACCAGCTCGCCGCCGCGTTCGGCCGCACCGGCGCGCGACTGTTCTACTGCCAGCCGCTGCACGCCAACCCGACCGGCGCCACCCTGGCCGCCCACCGCCGGGCCCGGGTCGCCGACGCCGTACGCGACGCCGGGGCGTTCCTGATCGAGGACGACTACGCCCGCGACCTCACCATCGACGGCGAAGCCCTGCCACCGCTGGCCGCCGACGACCCCGACGGGCATGTGATCTACCTGCGCTCGCTGACCAAGTCCGCCGCTCCCGGCCTGCGGATCGCCGCGATCGGCGCCCGCGGCCCGGCCGGTGCCCGGCTGCGGTCGGCCAGGTTGCTCGACGACTTCTTCGTCGCCGGCCCGCTCCAGCAGGCGACGCTGGAGTTCTTCACCGCCCCGGCCTGGAGCCGGCACCGCCGCGCCCTGCGCACCGCGCTGCGGGCCCGCCGCGAGGCGCTGCTGACCGCACTGCGCCGGCATCTGCCGGAACTCACCCCGCCGGCGGTCCCCCGCGGCGGCCTGCACCTGTGGACCCGCCTGCCCGACGGCACCGACGACGTCGCCCTTGCCGCCGCGGCCGCCGCCGAGGGCGTCACCGTCTTTCCCGGCCGTCCCTGGTACGCGGCCGAACCCCCGGCACCGCACCTGCGCCTGACCTACGCCGCCGCCCCACCCGATTTGATGGACGAGGCCGTACGCCGCCTCGGCCGCGCGGTGGCCCGGACAAGCCCGGGAAGGTGA